Proteins encoded together in one Gemmatimonadota bacterium DH-78 window:
- the cysQ gene encoding 3'(2'),5'-bisphosphate nucleotidase CysQ, translating into MTLRARPTHLLPEVASLCRDAASAILEVYAAGASQPDWKADGTPITAADRAAHRVLVAGLRALTPEVPVISEEDAVPRRAMPGPDLYWLVDPLDGTKEFVKRTGEFTVNVALIDEGRPVLGVVQAPVTGTLWMGAEQGDTRVAARVAADGERRTLACRPLDPSHIRVAASRSHGGRLVEAIEAGAVPGAEVVRAGSSLKFCLVAEGRADLYLRDGPTMPWDTAAAHCVLACAGGAIRELDGSPLVYGDPTRRNPPFLAVADPHYDARELLRLAASG; encoded by the coding sequence ATGACGCTTCGAGCGCGACCCACCCACCTTCTGCCGGAGGTGGCCTCGCTCTGTCGCGACGCCGCATCGGCGATCCTCGAGGTGTACGCCGCCGGTGCCTCGCAGCCCGACTGGAAGGCCGACGGCACCCCGATCACCGCCGCCGACCGCGCCGCGCATCGGGTGCTGGTGGCCGGCCTCCGCGCGCTCACCCCCGAGGTGCCGGTGATCTCCGAAGAGGACGCCGTGCCCCGGAGGGCCATGCCCGGCCCCGACCTCTACTGGCTGGTCGACCCACTCGACGGCACGAAGGAGTTCGTGAAACGCACCGGCGAGTTCACGGTCAACGTGGCGCTGATCGACGAGGGGCGACCGGTGCTCGGCGTGGTGCAGGCCCCGGTCACCGGCACCCTCTGGATGGGGGCCGAGCAGGGCGACACCAGGGTGGCCGCGCGGGTGGCGGCCGACGGCGAGCGGCGCACGCTCGCCTGCCGGCCCCTCGACCCGTCGCACATCCGCGTGGCGGCGAGCCGCAGCCACGGGGGCCGGCTCGTGGAGGCGATCGAGGCGGGCGCGGTGCCGGGGGCGGAGGTGGTGCGGGCCGGCTCGTCGCTCAAGTTCTGCCTGGTGGCGGAGGGCCGCGCCGACCTGTACCTGCGCGACGGCCCCACCATGCCCTGGGACACGGCGGCCGCGCACTGCGTGCTCGCCTGTGCGGGCGGCGCCATCCGCGAGCTCGACGGATCACCCCTCGTCTACGGCGACCCCACCCGTCGAAATCCCCCCTTCCTCGCCGTGGCCGATCCGCACTACGACGCGCGCGAGCTCCTCCGACTGGCCGCCTCCGGATGA
- a CDS encoding DUF2007 domain-containing protein — protein MSSDAPVTVARFTWRHEAEFAGGYLADAGIPHSVLVDDHGGHVTMNNSARVLVNPSDVEKAREVLRTAGLEHT, from the coding sequence ATGTCGAGTGACGCACCCGTTACCGTCGCCCGTTTCACCTGGCGGCACGAGGCCGAGTTCGCCGGCGGCTACCTGGCCGATGCCGGAATCCCCCATTCCGTGCTGGTCGACGACCACGGCGGACACGTGACCATGAACAACTCCGCGCGCGTGCTCGTGAACCCCTCCGACGTGGAGAAGGCGCGAGAGGTGCTGCGCACGGCGGGGCTCGAACACACGTGA
- a CDS encoding choice-of-anchor B family protein, whose product MKKFGSSVLLGTALLGLGVTPLSAQSFYRAGVETSAGGFGAAVVVNGSEVIVGEPTNVMRPGLVYVYTRGADGMWSEASSFGASDGDTGDGFGASLATEGDVLLVSSPSGVHSFTRGANGWTEEGMVPAPVGLGDDASFGATMALRDGLAVIGAPGAAEGAGAVYLFRREGAAWTAAGQVEAEGLVAGDAFGSALAFDGDLLLVGAPDRDGRTGAVFAWSSGAAGFDYVGEMSGNGVARNDRFGSSVFISGGTVAIGAVGANGGAGVVHLLTHDAGEWGRVGTIAAFDPSPRGGFGASMARVGDDLWVGAPGASQGRGAVYAFSIDEAGVSGAERLRADAFDGRVQAGRVVASGGDFAVVAAPGADGGAGMVVMFDEAGDSWTAANAVQSPIEEFAAVKGGEMSCSDNAVSEWECSEVDLVSFVPVSELSGDMARGIRTNDNWGWEDPETGRLFALVGMTDRASFIDITDVENPFVVGTLPMTEGANGSSWRDLKTYENHVYIVSDGAGQHGMQVFDLTRLREYEAGDEPVVFDADALYTNIASAHNIVINEESGFAYAVGASSGGETCGGGLHMIDIRTPDAPTFAGCFADPQTGRASTGYSHDAQCVMYRGPDADYAGAEICIGANETAISIADVTDKAAPVAVSRAAYPSVGYSHQGWFTDDHRYFYLNDELDEMQGTERTRTMIWDLADLDDPQLVAEHMGTQESSDHNLYVVGNLMYQSNYQSGLRILDITDPEAPTEVAWFDTVPYGNNGPGFGGSWSNYPFFENGVVIVTSGNEGLFLVRPTVRRTVF is encoded by the coding sequence ATGAAGAAGTTCGGGAGTTCGGTCCTCCTCGGAACGGCCCTGCTCGGGCTCGGGGTGACCCCCCTCTCGGCCCAGTCCTTCTATCGGGCGGGTGTCGAGACGTCGGCGGGTGGCTTCGGTGCCGCAGTGGTCGTGAACGGATCCGAGGTGATCGTCGGGGAGCCGACGAACGTGATGCGTCCGGGGCTCGTGTACGTGTACACGCGCGGGGCGGATGGGATGTGGAGCGAGGCGTCGTCGTTCGGCGCTTCCGACGGCGACACGGGCGACGGCTTCGGCGCGAGTCTCGCGACCGAGGGCGACGTTCTTCTGGTGAGCAGCCCGTCCGGGGTGCACTCCTTCACGCGCGGCGCGAACGGATGGACGGAAGAGGGCATGGTGCCCGCTCCGGTCGGTCTCGGCGACGACGCCTCGTTCGGTGCCACCATGGCGCTGCGCGACGGTCTGGCGGTGATCGGCGCTCCCGGTGCGGCCGAGGGCGCCGGTGCCGTCTACCTCTTCCGCCGCGAGGGTGCGGCCTGGACGGCGGCCGGACAGGTCGAGGCCGAGGGTCTCGTGGCCGGTGACGCCTTCGGCAGCGCCCTCGCCTTCGACGGCGACCTCCTCCTGGTCGGCGCACCGGATCGCGACGGGCGCACGGGCGCCGTGTTCGCCTGGTCCAGCGGTGCCGCCGGCTTCGACTACGTGGGCGAGATGTCGGGCAACGGTGTGGCCCGCAACGACCGCTTCGGGTCGAGCGTCTTCATCTCGGGCGGCACGGTCGCCATCGGTGCCGTGGGCGCCAATGGCGGAGCCGGTGTCGTTCACCTGCTCACCCACGACGCCGGCGAGTGGGGGCGGGTCGGCACCATCGCCGCCTTCGATCCGTCGCCGCGGGGCGGGTTCGGCGCCTCGATGGCGCGGGTCGGCGACGACCTGTGGGTGGGTGCCCCGGGCGCCTCGCAGGGCCGCGGGGCCGTCTACGCCTTCTCGATCGACGAGGCGGGCGTCTCCGGGGCCGAGCGGCTCCGGGCGGACGCCTTCGACGGTCGCGTGCAGGCGGGCCGGGTCGTCGCTTCCGGCGGCGACTTCGCCGTCGTGGCCGCGCCGGGCGCCGACGGTGGCGCCGGCATGGTCGTGATGTTCGACGAGGCCGGCGACAGCTGGACGGCCGCCAACGCCGTGCAGAGCCCCATCGAGGAGTTCGCGGCGGTGAAGGGCGGCGAGATGAGCTGCTCCGACAACGCCGTCTCCGAGTGGGAGTGCAGCGAGGTCGACCTCGTGTCGTTCGTGCCGGTGAGCGAGCTGTCGGGCGACATGGCCCGCGGCATCCGCACCAACGACAACTGGGGCTGGGAGGATCCGGAGACGGGTCGACTCTTCGCCCTCGTGGGCATGACCGACCGGGCGTCGTTCATCGACATCACCGATGTCGAGAACCCCTTCGTGGTCGGCACCCTGCCGATGACCGAGGGTGCCAACGGCAGCTCGTGGCGCGATCTCAAGACGTACGAGAACCACGTCTACATCGTCTCCGACGGCGCCGGTCAGCACGGCATGCAGGTGTTCGACCTCACGCGCCTTCGCGAGTACGAGGCCGGTGACGAGCCGGTGGTGTTCGACGCCGACGCTCTCTACACGAACATCGCGTCGGCCCACAACATCGTGATCAACGAGGAGTCGGGCTTCGCCTACGCCGTGGGCGCGAGCTCCGGCGGTGAGACCTGCGGTGGCGGTCTGCACATGATCGACATCCGCACCCCCGACGCCCCGACCTTCGCGGGCTGCTTCGCCGACCCGCAGACCGGACGCGCGAGCACCGGGTATTCGCACGACGCCCAGTGCGTGATGTACCGCGGGCCCGACGCCGACTACGCGGGTGCCGAGATCTGCATCGGGGCCAACGAGACCGCGATCTCGATCGCCGACGTGACCGACAAGGCCGCGCCGGTGGCCGTGTCGCGCGCGGCCTACCCGAGCGTGGGCTACTCCCACCAGGGGTGGTTCACCGACGATCACCGGTACTTCTATCTCAACGACGAGCTCGACGAGATGCAGGGTACCGAGCGCACCCGGACCATGATCTGGGATCTCGCCGACCTGGACGACCCGCAGCTCGTGGCCGAGCACATGGGCACCCAGGAGTCGTCGGACCACAACCTGTACGTGGTCGGCAACCTGATGTACCAGTCGAACTATCAGTCGGGACTCCGGATCCTCGACATCACCGATCCCGAGGCGCCGACCGAGGTGGCCTGGTTCGACACGGTTCCGTACGGCAACAACGGCCCCGGCTTCGGCGGGTCGTGGAGCAACTACCCCTTCTTCGAGAACGGGGTGGTGATCGTAACCAGCGGCAACGAGGGACTCTTCCTCGTGCGCCCGACGGTCCGTCGCACGGTCTTCTAA
- a CDS encoding YncE family protein — MTRSNSFSRLAAAALGVALVSAPLSAQDYLYANAQGEAKVAVIDIATLQVAHTVDLTTLGFSENAKPHHVAVEPDGSFWYVSLIGENRVLKFDRNNELVGQAEFEVPGMLAIDPNDDLLYVGRSMSAVNPPQRIGVIERSTMSVDEIDVLFPRPHALIVHPSGAQVYSASLGVNQLAAVDAESWDVELVNVPGETHALVQFAVSPDGGTLVATTELTGTLQVFDLTDPASPAFVRSIEVGTQPWHPVYGRDGRHVYFGNKADNTIVEVDVEGGRISRTFDTPEADHPHGSALSPDGRLLFVSNNGPGGMDMAMGGDEPMDHGAMAMDHGAHAMEEEGLGTLTVIDLDSGRVVATIPVGDNATGVAARYPR; from the coding sequence ATGACGCGTTCGAACTCCTTCTCCCGGCTCGCGGCCGCGGCGCTCGGCGTCGCGCTGGTGTCGGCGCCGCTGTCCGCGCAGGACTACCTCTACGCCAATGCCCAGGGCGAGGCGAAGGTGGCCGTGATCGACATCGCCACCCTGCAGGTGGCCCACACCGTCGATCTCACCACGCTGGGATTCTCCGAGAACGCCAAGCCGCACCACGTGGCCGTGGAGCCCGACGGCTCCTTCTGGTACGTCTCGCTGATCGGCGAGAATCGGGTGCTCAAGTTCGACCGGAACAACGAACTGGTCGGGCAGGCCGAGTTCGAGGTGCCGGGCATGCTGGCCATCGACCCGAACGACGACCTGCTGTACGTCGGGCGCTCGATGAGCGCGGTGAATCCGCCCCAGCGGATCGGGGTGATCGAGCGGTCGACGATGAGTGTGGACGAGATCGACGTGCTCTTTCCGCGGCCGCATGCGCTGATCGTGCACCCCTCCGGCGCGCAGGTATACTCGGCCTCGCTCGGCGTGAACCAACTCGCCGCGGTCGACGCCGAGTCGTGGGACGTGGAGCTCGTGAACGTACCGGGCGAGACGCACGCTCTGGTGCAGTTCGCCGTATCGCCCGACGGCGGCACACTGGTGGCCACGACGGAGCTCACCGGCACGCTGCAGGTGTTCGACCTCACCGATCCGGCCTCGCCCGCCTTCGTCCGGAGCATCGAGGTGGGCACGCAGCCCTGGCATCCGGTCTACGGTCGCGACGGACGCCACGTGTACTTCGGCAACAAGGCCGACAACACCATCGTCGAGGTCGATGTGGAGGGGGGGCGGATCTCGCGCACCTTCGACACCCCCGAGGCCGATCACCCGCACGGCAGCGCGCTGAGCCCCGACGGTCGTCTGCTGTTCGTGTCGAACAACGGTCCCGGCGGCATGGACATGGCCATGGGCGGCGACGAACCGATGGACCACGGTGCGATGGCGATGGACCACGGCGCCCATGCGATGGAGGAGGAGGGACTCGGTACGCTGACGGTGATCGATCTCGACAGCGGTCGGGTGGTGGCGACGATTCCGGTGGGCGACAACGCCACCGGAGTGGCCGCGCGCTACCCGCGATGA
- a CDS encoding FG-GAP-like repeat-containing protein has translation MTGGHRGVAALAIALTASAAVACASSGQTSTGQTSAESMSAPVAGGFTLDDPLAREIAPFPVMGANGLALEHPFLGGFVVPRPQLVDIDGDGDLDLFIQERTGELMHLENVGDAAAPSFVWRTDRYQDLDIGEWSRFHDLDGDGDLDLLAEERFSYVRMYRNEGSATDPRFVALADSLRDDTGKAIFADRQNIASLADVDCDGVIDLFLGRVDGTVSRYEAVGTAPSGMPIFTLVNPRFEDIEIVAQLAVPGGAPQNPTLHGANSMAFADGDGDGDVDLFWGDYFEPGLLFIENYGTCNNPDFRSEPQPMEADGELIATSGYNAPWPADLDGDGDLDLLVGVLGGAFNANRTSVENLRYYESTDAGWSEVTRRFITQIDIGSESVPAFTDLDGDGDLDLVIGSKLDADEVDAGRLHVFENVGTPSAPRYEERERLLLTDSYHYAPVFADLDGDGADELLLGTWNEDVRHFRRSADGGWEPVSDAPLVELPRGSHSVPAAGDLDGDGDLDLIVGEASGELNFFRNVGTSTAPAFELVTEKLDDIDVGRRSFPVLYDLDGDGDLDLLVGREDGGVAVFRNVGSATEPRFEEDGEIDAALPKYAAPALGDVDGDGDLDLVVGGLSGGLVFHRNLRNR, from the coding sequence ATGACGGGCGGTCACCGGGGTGTCGCCGCGCTCGCGATCGCCTTGACCGCGAGCGCGGCGGTCGCCTGTGCGAGCAGCGGGCAGACGTCGACCGGGCAGACGTCGGCCGAGTCGATGTCGGCCCCCGTGGCGGGTGGCTTCACGCTCGACGACCCCCTCGCGCGCGAGATCGCGCCGTTTCCGGTGATGGGCGCGAACGGGCTCGCCCTGGAGCACCCCTTTCTCGGCGGATTCGTGGTGCCGCGGCCGCAGCTCGTCGACATCGACGGCGACGGCGACCTCGACCTCTTCATCCAGGAGCGGACCGGGGAGCTGATGCACCTGGAGAACGTGGGCGATGCCGCCGCTCCCTCGTTCGTCTGGCGCACCGATCGCTACCAGGACCTCGACATCGGGGAGTGGAGCCGGTTTCACGACCTGGACGGCGATGGCGACCTCGACCTGCTCGCCGAAGAGCGGTTCAGCTACGTGCGGATGTATCGCAACGAGGGATCGGCCACCGACCCCCGCTTCGTGGCACTCGCCGACTCGCTTCGCGACGACACGGGCAAGGCCATCTTCGCCGACCGCCAGAACATCGCCTCGCTCGCCGACGTCGACTGCGACGGTGTGATCGACCTCTTTCTCGGTCGGGTGGACGGCACGGTGTCGCGCTACGAGGCGGTCGGCACCGCTCCTTCGGGCATGCCGATCTTCACCCTCGTGAATCCCCGATTCGAAGACATCGAGATCGTGGCCCAGCTGGCGGTGCCCGGTGGCGCTCCACAGAACCCGACGCTGCACGGCGCCAACTCGATGGCCTTCGCCGACGGCGACGGCGACGGAGACGTCGACCTCTTCTGGGGCGACTACTTCGAGCCGGGGCTGCTCTTCATCGAGAACTACGGCACCTGCAACAACCCCGACTTCCGCTCGGAGCCGCAGCCGATGGAGGCCGACGGCGAGTTGATCGCCACCTCGGGCTACAACGCCCCCTGGCCGGCCGACCTCGACGGCGACGGCGATCTCGATCTGCTCGTGGGCGTGCTGGGCGGAGCCTTCAACGCCAACCGCACCTCGGTGGAGAACCTCCGGTACTACGAGTCCACCGACGCGGGCTGGTCGGAGGTGACCCGCCGGTTCATCACGCAGATCGACATCGGCAGCGAGAGCGTGCCCGCCTTCACCGACCTCGACGGCGACGGCGACCTCGATCTGGTGATCGGCTCCAAGCTCGACGCCGACGAGGTCGATGCCGGCCGATTGCACGTGTTCGAGAACGTGGGCACCCCCTCGGCACCCCGCTACGAGGAGCGCGAGCGACTCCTGCTCACCGATTCCTACCACTACGCCCCGGTCTTCGCCGATCTCGACGGCGATGGCGCGGACGAGTTGCTGCTGGGCACCTGGAACGAGGACGTGCGCCACTTCCGGCGCTCCGCCGACGGCGGCTGGGAGCCCGTGTCCGACGCGCCGCTGGTCGAGTTGCCCCGGGGCAGCCACTCGGTGCCCGCCGCCGGTGATCTCGACGGCGACGGCGACCTCGATCTGATCGTGGGCGAGGCCTCGGGAGAGTTGAACTTCTTCCGCAACGTCGGCACCTCCACCGCGCCGGCGTTCGAACTCGTGACCGAGAAGCTCGACGACATCGATGTCGGCCGGCGGAGCTTCCCGGTGCTGTACGATCTCGACGGCGACGGCGATCTGGATCTGCTCGTGGGTCGCGAAGACGGCGGGGTGGCCGTCTTCCGCAATGTCGGCAGCGCCACCGAGCCGCGCTTCGAGGAAGACGGTGAGATCGACGCCGCCCTTCCGAAATACGCGGCGCCGGCGCTCGGCGACGTGGATGGCGACGGCGACCTCGATCTGGTGGTCGGGGGCCTCAGCGGCGGGCTCGTCTTCCACAGGAATCTGCGGAACCGGTGA